The DNA region GAGCTCCTGGAGATGGGGAATGCAGCGCAGGAAGGCCGTTCCTCCCCCAGGAACGATTCCCTCCTCGATGGCCGCTCGGGTGGCATTCAGGGCGTCCACCACGCGGTCCTTCTTCTCACCCACCTCCACCTCGCTCCCTCCTCCAATGTGGAGCACGGCCACGCCCTTCGTTAGGGCGGACAGACGCTGGCGCAGTCGATCCCGCTGCTCCGGCTTGGTCTGCTTGTCCGCCAGCTCATCCTTGATCTGCTGGATGCGCATCTCCAGCAGTCCCGGCTTGGGCTTACCCTGCAGCAGCATGGTGCTGTCCTTGCTGATCACAGCCTCGCCAACCTGGCCCAGATCCTCCAGCTTGGCCTCCTCCATCTTGGAGTAGTTAACGTCATCGCCAAAAATAGTTGCTCCCGTGGCAGCGGATATGTCGCCAATGAGCTCCTTGCGGTGGTGTCCATAGCTGGGCGACTTGACGGCACACACCTGGAGGCCCAACCTCAGTTTATTGAGGACCAAGGCATTCAGGGCCTCGCCACTGATGTCCTCGGCAATGATGATCAAGGGACGACGCTGCCTCAGAGATTGCTCCAGACCCTTGACGATCTCCGGGAGACCGGTGATCTTCTTCAGGGAAATCATCACGAAGGCATTGGTAAACTCCACCTTAGAGCCCTTGGAGCTGTTCACAAAGAAGGGGGAGACGTAGCCATTGTCGAAGCGCAGACCCTGGATAATATTCAGCTCATCCTTGAGGCGCTTGCCATCCTTCACAGTGATGGTGCCCTTGGGACCTACTTTATCGGTGGCCTCGCCTATGAGACGACCTATCTCGGTATCACCATTCGCGGAAAGGGTGGCCACCTGCTGGATCTCCTCGCGAGTCTCCACCGACTTGGACATCTCCTTTAGCTTCGCCTTGACCACATCCACGGCCAACATGACACCGCGTCGAATCTCCATGGGATTGGCCCCCATGGTAATCTGATTGAATCCCTCCTTGGCAATTGCCCGAGCCAAAACAGTGGCAGTCGTAGTGCCATCTCCCGCCGACTCATTCGTATTGTCGGCCACATCCTGGACCAACTTGGCCCCCAGATTCATGTGCTGATCCTTCAGGGCAATCGAGCGGGCCACCGTAAAGCCATCCTTGGTGATCTTCGGCGAGGTCCAGGGTCGCTCCACGATCACACTGCGTCCCTTGGGACCCATGGTCACGGCCACGGCATCCGCCAGAACATCCACGCCCCGGATCATCAGGGCCCggactccgggtccaaagcgCACCTCCTTTGAATACATTCGCGCGAAACAGCGACTCGAGATGATCGCCTCGGACACACACGAACGGAACATTTTCGCACTTGTTATGGAAAACTAGAACAAAGAAAATTTCCAAACTTATTCAatggtataaatattttttggttcAATTTCAGCCACGAAGTGAGTTCAAATGATAATTATGGAGACTGATAAGGCGCCAGTGAATAGAGGAAAGGCAATTAATCGAAAGCCTACTAGTTGGATCAGGTGATATTGTTAAGTTCCTTATATTTTAGATTATAACTTTAGCAATCAGCTCCCGATATCAAAGATTATCATAGATATATACATAGGTGTTCCTTATCCCGATGCTGAACCAGTACTTAAACTTCGGCCTGCCAAAGTTACAAGCCCATTTTCCTTTGAACCTATTTTTGAGTAAATGGGAACCATTCCATCTCTGTTTATATTGATTTTCCTCGAGCACTTATCGGGCTGTTCATTTGTCTAAATGGGGAAGTAGAGGTTTTCAGGCAATCGCCAGATTTCACAACTTGCATTTGTCTGGCGCCTGGTCGTCTGGGATCTGCAGCTCTTCGATCTTCGATGCTCGATGTTCGACAACAGAAGCCGGGCCTTCTATTTGCAGGAATAAATTAGCGTGCAGCTAATAAGCCCCGACGTTCTGGGTGGAGTCTGCCCATTTGCAGTTCTATTCGGTTCTACGGGCTCTCTGACCCACAAACAAGAGCAGCGTCTGCAGATTTCCCAGAACTGCCGTGGATTCTGTATACCCGAGGAGGAGGATGGATGCATTTTCCTTGGCCGACCGTTCCCATTTCGAAGGCAGCTGTCAAAAATCGTTTGCTGCCTACTGCAAACCAAAGAAATTCACACATTTTGCTGCAAGCCAAATGGCAAATGGAAATGGGGAGTTTGAGACGgagatggaaatggaaatggagatgGGATGGAAATGTTGGGTGCACTGTGGGCataaatttgaaatatttttaatataattggTATATTTTATTGTAATGCATTATTATTCCCAGAAAGATAtgatttttcttatttattaagCTACACCGTTAAAAAGATTAGTTTTTATTTACCAATTACTTTTCTCATTTTCCAATATCAAGTtatattatacaattttaCATAAATCACTCAATACCATGGATATGATTGATATTTTTCTTATCTCTGCACATTTTAGTCGACTTAGGCTGAACATTTTCTCTCTGTGCTGGAGTCAGGGATCTCTATTGGAGCTGGGGTCGTCATTGGAATCGGGGTCCGTTTCCTGGCCGCTTGACGCGTTGATTGCCATGTGCAAGCGGTAGCACAGTAGCCGGGTTTTGTGTCAAAAGCCCGTCACCGATTCGGGGGAAGGGCGGAGGAGCTGATTGATGAGGCATTTGCATGTTCGACTCTCGGGGAAGTCGAACTTTTTCTGCTCCCCCCGCAGCCCCTGAGCAACCTTTCCCTCCATCTCTGCAAACTCGGCGACATGTGAAAGTGTCCATGGTGGGGAGACCACCTGGTGGGCTTTACGATAATCCCAGCAATAACCCATCTGCAGGGTCTCGCTGGCCGGCCACAAATTACTTTCGCTGGAGAGCAAGCCTCGATCTATGATTAATTGCAGGCCATCTTCGGGgattctccaattgatttctGTGTGTTTTTCGCTTTTTTGTGGGCTGAAATTAACCCACTGACCGCTGCCCGATGATTTCCTATTTGATTTTGCCAGAGTTTTGCCGGGTCTGTCATTAGCCGCGGATCTCCACGGATCGAGCAGATGAAGTCGTTCGGGTAATTGTGGAGCAGACGGCAAAGAAAGTTTTAATGAGAAGCGGGCAGACGGCAGACTGCCAGACTTTCAGACTTGCAGTTCAATCCGACCATTTGCGTAAGTGCCAGGGCAGACGAAATTCCAGGATCAGCGATCTGGGATCTGGGGCAGCCAAGTGCAGATTGGGCTCATGGGATCGATCTATCGATGAGCTGCAcctaaaaaaatgatattggATATTCAAGTGAAATTCTTACTAACTTTTAAATTGCAAATATATGAtacattaaatatttgtatattttgaCATCCGCCATGAAACTCTTGTATCAATTCGCATCAACTTGGGATTGATTTTCGAAATtatagaaaatgaaaatagtATTTTAATATGTCTTTTAATAATGCACACAGTTATTTTAGAAGCCATTCTGATATTCTTTTTCTggatttcaaaatattttttaagaggctgaaaataaaatattgcattTGTTAATATTAAGTTTAAAGTATTTGGATAGATGTTAATATTTATGTGCACAAGAACACGACTATAAAATGTCAAATTAAGATGTTGCCTCCAAGTGACACTATTTGTTAGTACATATTTCTGAGTGCATTGAGGCAGCTCCCCAGCCTCGTCTCAATTTAGCCTTTGCTCCCAGCTTTTTTGACTCAACCGAGGCAAACTCTGCGTCTCTGAAAGGCAGCCCCTCATATTGTCACGTACCGGGCGGTGTCAAGAGTGCATGAAAATCGTTTGCCGCATTGACTGTAATTAACTTTTTGACTCGATTTGACTGAAGCCGGGAGCTGGGGGCCCACCGGTCGTATGAGCAACTGGCACACCGTTCCCAGCCCCGCGAAAAGCGGATAGCAGGTGCTCCGCAGCTCGATTTCGGTGGCGGTGCAATTAAAATTCCTATACGGTCCAATCGAATGGCCAAGGAATGCGTGCAGCGTCCAATTCGATTTCGATTTCAATTTGTGTTTGCTTATCAGCGCgcaaagcaaaacaaaacatttgctggctaataattaaaattatttaacacGCCGCCGCCGCTTAAATGGCATCGCTCATACGCCGTGTTAGCCGCGCTGTCCCCCGCGGTCGACTTGCCAAATTGGCTGTCAGTGGGCTGGAAACAACTAAAGCCACACAACGACTTAAACTTAGACTAAGACAACTGcagcaacaaataaaaaacagcCAACCGGCAGCCTTTGTGGCAGCAACGGTGGCAAAATAATTTGCATAACCCGCAATCTGTGTAATCTCCCAAGTTGGTGGCATAAATTAAAAGGAAAATGTCAGACTGATCCAAGAGAGGAATTTCGGAGGAAGGGTGGGCGGAATTTGACCCAACTCTCACGGCAAAGGTTGATCTAATTAAACATACCCAAGTAACCAGTACTTAAATTTGAATTAGGCGTTAGAGGTGTTGCTTTAAGATCTTTTTGGCagattatatatattataatgaaTGTTTATATAAACAGGACTTTGGACCAATGGGTGAATGAAAAGAAAAGTCAATGAAAGAAATGGCTATTCATTGGATATTCCAAATGGCTATTCCAAACGGAAATGGTTACTCGAAATGGATACTCAAAATGGATACTCCAAATGGATAGTCAAAATGAATACACCAAATGAATATCTTAACTGATACTTAACACAAATTCTCCAAATAAATACTCCGAATGGATACTCCAAATGAATATTCCAAATAAATACTCTAAATAGATACTCCAAATGCATATTCCAAATGGATACTCCAAATGCTTACTCTTAATGTATACCCCTAATGAATACCACAAATGGATACTCTATGAATCCCTAGACTATGTTCCCTCCCTCGGAACCCCTCCTTCCTCC from Drosophila subpulchrella strain 33 F10 #4 breed RU33 chromosome 2L, RU_Dsub_v1.1 Primary Assembly, whole genome shotgun sequence includes:
- the LOC119546689 gene encoding 60 kDa heat shock protein homolog 1, mitochondrial, whose amino-acid sequence is MFRSCVSEAIISSRCFARMYSKEVRFGPGVRALMIRGVDVLADAVAVTMGPKGRSVIVERPWTSPKITKDGFTVARSIALKDQHMNLGAKLVQDVADNTNESAGDGTTTATVLARAIAKEGFNQITMGANPMEIRRGVMLAVDVVKAKLKEMSKSVETREEIQQVATLSANGDTEIGRLIGEATDKVGPKGTITVKDGKRLKDELNIIQGLRFDNGYVSPFFVNSSKGSKVEFTNAFVMISLKKITGLPEIVKGLEQSLRQRRPLIIIAEDISGEALNALVLNKLRLGLQVCAVKSPSYGHHRKELIGDISAATGATIFGDDVNYSKMEEAKLEDLGQVGEAVISKDSTMLLQGKPKPGLLEMRIQQIKDELADKQTKPEQRDRLRQRLSALTKGVAVLHIGGGSEVEVGEKKDRVVDALNATRAAIEEGIVPGGGTAFLRCIPHLQELKMESADLQKGVDIICNALRMPCQTIAQNAGVDGAMVVAKVLEGSGDYGYDAMGDEYCRLVEKGIIDPTKVVRTAITDAAGVASLLSTTEVVITDSRNDDLLAKLAVAGGGMDDGLDMNMGGLEELAALSGMGGMGGMGGMGGFGGMGGMGGGFGGMGGGGGGMSASSSDGPTAEEMNEMVKSIPGMEQVEVRDIDSGMM